Proteins encoded within one genomic window of Gallus gallus isolate bGalGal1 chromosome 1, bGalGal1.mat.broiler.GRCg7b, whole genome shotgun sequence:
- the IL18RAP gene encoding interleukin-18 receptor accessory protein isoform X1 — MRPPPFGDRDPLHQLSCSREFSAESPTRLLGFARDCHQYAFATWTESKTILKESLNSSEYQSKLIKKMMLTFYWILALLITGTEVRGINLPGCSHVKPQVWYRAISDEEFVLQCALPDKDATNIYNNSVLKQHEVKWFWHQKDKGHLKAVEESFNVTLQGNALWFKPVRENASGIYICMIREKIPCLKIVLEVQTKAKAKCSGYGTNTLYLLAGNGNSIACPGRKCYSHINKTDVRWYKDGRQVEYRKTRNSLQLVDNEIYLKITYVQDAGIYVCDYDMSDNTTQWTMRTAVTVEVIAKTTIHPPNILYPSSVAILEAELGKPLELECRVQFGFERGTQRVIWKRDNKENLNEKLKQFETIETKETSVCPRYLKGHVLRHVAKLEEVTERDLKSDFICFAQNSVGNATAVIQLKKKQRVFFLYILCSAISILFAFLLCTAFIYQHWIEIVLMYRSYVAHNETTGDGKEFDAFVSYAKTDASESDSAFISEEKFALEILPDVLENKYGYKLCILERDILPGGAYTDEVVTAIRQSRRTIIILSPAYVSGPNIFELQAAVNCALEDKKIKLVLIKFQAFQEPETLPPVVKKALRILPVITWKPSISPAPNKKFWKYMHYHMPMNTTKVLGSCSLKCFFQRLFSLEHR, encoded by the exons ATGAGACCACCTCCCTTTGGCGACAGAGACCCATTGCATCAACTCTCCTGCTCAAGGGAGTTCAGCGCTGAATCACCAACAAGGCTCTTGGGTTTTGCTAGAGACTGCCACCAGTATGCTTTTGCCACATGGACTG aaAGCAAGACAATTCTTAAAGAATCTCTAAATAGCTCAGAATACCAATCAAAATTAATAAAGAAGATGATGCTCACTTTTTACTGGATTCTAGCACTGCTTATCACTGGAACAGAAGTTAGAGGGATTAATTTGCCAG GATGTTCCCATGTAAAGCCTCAAGTATGGTATCGTGCAATTAGTGATGAAGAGTTTGTTTTACAATGTGCTTTGCCAGATAAAGATGCTACCAACATTTATAACAACTCAGTTCTAAAGCAACATGAGGTGAAATGGTTCTGGCATCAGAAAGACAAAGGACATCTTAAAGCTGTTGAGGAAAGCTTTAATGTTACTCTGCAAGGGAATGCACTTTGGTTTAAACCAGTAAGGGAGAATGCTTCTGGAATCTACATCTGTATGATACG TGAAAAAATCCCGTGTCTCAAAATTGTTCTGGAGGTTCAAACAAAGGCAAAGGCAAAATGTTCAGGCTATGGTACAAATACACTGTATCTTCTTGCTGGCAATGGGAATTCGATAGCTTGTCCTGGGAGAAAATGCTACAGccatataaataaaacagatgtaAGATGGTACAAG GATGGCCGTCAGGTAGAATACAGAAAAACCAGGAACAGCCTACAGCTTGTGGATAATGAAATCTACTTGAAAATAACTTACGTTCAAGACGCTGGAATATATGTATGTGATTACGACATGTCTGACAACACTACTCAATGGACAATGAGAACAGCAGTGACAGTAGAAGTCATTG CAAAAACCACTATCCATCCACCAAACATCTTGTATCCCAGTAGTGTGGCGATCCTCGAAGCAGAGCTTG GAAAGCCCCTTGAACTGGAATGCCGTGTACAGTTTGGGTTTGAAAGAGGTACTCAGAGAGTAATATGGAAAAGAGAcaacaaagaaaatttaaatgagaaattgaAACAATTTGAAACAAttgaaacaaaggaaacaag TGTTTGTCCAAGATATTTAAAGGGACATGTACTTCGTCATGTTGCTAAACTGGAAGAAGTTACTGAAAGGGATCTAAAAAGCGACTTCATCTGCTTTGCTCAAAATTCTGTGGGGAATGCTACCGCTGTGatccaactgaaaaaaaaacagagag tgtttttcttgtacATACTGTGCAGTGCCATTTCTATTCTCTTTGCATTCCTTTTGTGCACTGCCTTTATTTACCAGCACTGGATTGAAATAGTGCTGATGTACCGAAGCTATGTGGCCCACAATGAAACTACAGGAG atgGGAAAGAATTTGATGCCTTTGTGTCCTATGCGAAAACAGACGCTTCTGAAAGTGACTCTGCTTTTATTAGTGAGGAAAAATTTGCCCTGGAGATCCTTCCAGACGTGCTTGAAAACAAATACGGATACAAGTTATGCATTCTTGAAAGAGATATTCTTCCAGGAGGAG CATACACAGATGAAGTTGTTACAGCTATTAGACAAAGTAGAAGAACAATAATTATTCTGAGCCCAGCCTATGTCAGTGGACCAAACATCTTTGAACTGCAGGCAGCGGTGAACTGCGCATTGGAAGACAAAAAGATCAAGTTGGTTTTAATAAAGTTCCAGGCTTTCCAAGAGCCAGAGACTTTGCCTCCAGTAGTTAAGAAGGCTCTTCGGATTTTACCAGTCATTACCTGGAAGCCTTCTATTTCTCCTGCTCCAAACAAGAAGTTCTGGAAATACATGCATTACCACATGCCCATGAATACCACTAAGGTGTTGGGAAGTTGCAGCCTAAAGTGCTTTTTCCAaaggttgttcagcctggaacaTCGATAG
- the IL18RAP gene encoding interleukin-18 receptor accessory protein isoform X2, producing MMLTFYWILALLITGTEVRGINLPGCSHVKPQVWYRAISDEEFVLQCALPDKDATNIYNNSVLKQHEVKWFWHQKDKGHLKAVEESFNVTLQGNALWFKPVRENASGIYICMIREKIPCLKIVLEVQTKAKAKCSGYGTNTLYLLAGNGNSIACPGRKCYSHINKTDVRWYKDGRQVEYRKTRNSLQLVDNEIYLKITYVQDAGIYVCDYDMSDNTTQWTMRTAVTVEVIAKTTIHPPNILYPSSVAILEAELGKPLELECRVQFGFERGTQRVIWKRDNKENLNEKLKQFETIETKETSVCPRYLKGHVLRHVAKLEEVTERDLKSDFICFAQNSVGNATAVIQLKKKQRVFFLYILCSAISILFAFLLCTAFIYQHWIEIVLMYRSYVAHNETTGDGKEFDAFVSYAKTDASESDSAFISEEKFALEILPDVLENKYGYKLCILERDILPGGAYTDEVVTAIRQSRRTIIILSPAYVSGPNIFELQAAVNCALEDKKIKLVLIKFQAFQEPETLPPVVKKALRILPVITWKPSISPAPNKKFWKYMHYHMPMNTTKVLGSCSLKCFFQRLFSLEHR from the exons ATGATGCTCACTTTTTACTGGATTCTAGCACTGCTTATCACTGGAACAGAAGTTAGAGGGATTAATTTGCCAG GATGTTCCCATGTAAAGCCTCAAGTATGGTATCGTGCAATTAGTGATGAAGAGTTTGTTTTACAATGTGCTTTGCCAGATAAAGATGCTACCAACATTTATAACAACTCAGTTCTAAAGCAACATGAGGTGAAATGGTTCTGGCATCAGAAAGACAAAGGACATCTTAAAGCTGTTGAGGAAAGCTTTAATGTTACTCTGCAAGGGAATGCACTTTGGTTTAAACCAGTAAGGGAGAATGCTTCTGGAATCTACATCTGTATGATACG TGAAAAAATCCCGTGTCTCAAAATTGTTCTGGAGGTTCAAACAAAGGCAAAGGCAAAATGTTCAGGCTATGGTACAAATACACTGTATCTTCTTGCTGGCAATGGGAATTCGATAGCTTGTCCTGGGAGAAAATGCTACAGccatataaataaaacagatgtaAGATGGTACAAG GATGGCCGTCAGGTAGAATACAGAAAAACCAGGAACAGCCTACAGCTTGTGGATAATGAAATCTACTTGAAAATAACTTACGTTCAAGACGCTGGAATATATGTATGTGATTACGACATGTCTGACAACACTACTCAATGGACAATGAGAACAGCAGTGACAGTAGAAGTCATTG CAAAAACCACTATCCATCCACCAAACATCTTGTATCCCAGTAGTGTGGCGATCCTCGAAGCAGAGCTTG GAAAGCCCCTTGAACTGGAATGCCGTGTACAGTTTGGGTTTGAAAGAGGTACTCAGAGAGTAATATGGAAAAGAGAcaacaaagaaaatttaaatgagaaattgaAACAATTTGAAACAAttgaaacaaaggaaacaag TGTTTGTCCAAGATATTTAAAGGGACATGTACTTCGTCATGTTGCTAAACTGGAAGAAGTTACTGAAAGGGATCTAAAAAGCGACTTCATCTGCTTTGCTCAAAATTCTGTGGGGAATGCTACCGCTGTGatccaactgaaaaaaaaacagagag tgtttttcttgtacATACTGTGCAGTGCCATTTCTATTCTCTTTGCATTCCTTTTGTGCACTGCCTTTATTTACCAGCACTGGATTGAAATAGTGCTGATGTACCGAAGCTATGTGGCCCACAATGAAACTACAGGAG atgGGAAAGAATTTGATGCCTTTGTGTCCTATGCGAAAACAGACGCTTCTGAAAGTGACTCTGCTTTTATTAGTGAGGAAAAATTTGCCCTGGAGATCCTTCCAGACGTGCTTGAAAACAAATACGGATACAAGTTATGCATTCTTGAAAGAGATATTCTTCCAGGAGGAG CATACACAGATGAAGTTGTTACAGCTATTAGACAAAGTAGAAGAACAATAATTATTCTGAGCCCAGCCTATGTCAGTGGACCAAACATCTTTGAACTGCAGGCAGCGGTGAACTGCGCATTGGAAGACAAAAAGATCAAGTTGGTTTTAATAAAGTTCCAGGCTTTCCAAGAGCCAGAGACTTTGCCTCCAGTAGTTAAGAAGGCTCTTCGGATTTTACCAGTCATTACCTGGAAGCCTTCTATTTCTCCTGCTCCAAACAAGAAGTTCTGGAAATACATGCATTACCACATGCCCATGAATACCACTAAGGTGTTGGGAAGTTGCAGCCTAAAGTGCTTTTTCCAaaggttgttcagcctggaacaTCGATAG